In the Elizabethkingia bruuniana genome, GTCCTATAATATTGGCAATTCCGGCTTTATTTACTTCACGGTTTACCATTTTAGAGGCCAGTCTTATGGCACTTAACAAACGGGACAATTCACCTGTCGAGTATCTGAAATCCTCCTGTTTTTCAATAATAAACTCTCCAAGTGTACGAAATGATTGTTCAGACATTATATATTGGGTTTAGATTTTTCCAAATTTCGGAAAAATATAGCACATATACATTTTTTTTATTTTTGATTGATTTTTAATACTTTTGACAAATTTTACAGCAAAAAATAAACAGAAAAATATTCAATAATTTATTAATACCTGAGAGTCAATGAAAGTTTTCAAATTTGGAGGTGCTTCGGTTAAGGATGCCGAGGGTGTAATGAATGTTGCCAGAGTATTGAAAAACCAAGGTTTTGAGCAATGTATGCTTATTGTTTCAGCAATGGGGAAGACAACAAATGCATTAGAAGTTGTTGTGGAAAACTATTTTGCAAAGGAAGATTATAAAGCGGAAACTGCGAAGATAAAACAGAACCATATTGATATAGCGAAGGGACTTTTTAAGGAAGATCATAAAATTTATGAGGAGATTGAAGAGTTTTTCTATGATATAGAATCTTTCCTCAGAAGAAATAAATCACCCAATTATAGCTTTGTTTATGATCAGGTAGTAAGCTGTGGGGAGATGATCTCTTCTAAGATATTATCAGAATATCTGGTACAGGAAAAACTAACCAATACATGGTTAGACGCAAGGGATTATATCAAAACTGATGCAAGCTACAGAGAAGGTAATGTAGACTGGAAGCTTACAGAAGAAAATTTCAAGAAATTAAATTCCAATGAATCTTTTGTTACACAAGGTTTCATTGGTTCCGATGATAATAATTTTACAGTAACATTGGGCCGTGAAGGTTCCGATTATTCAGCAGCTATTTTTGCCTATTGTCTGAATGCTGAACAAATGACGATCTGGAAAGATGTACCTGGTGTAATGACAGGAGATCCACGTAAATTTGAAGATGTGGAGCTGCTGGATAATATTTCATATGAAGAGGCAATAGAAATGGCTTATTACGGGGCTTCGGTTATTCACCCGAAAACCCTGCAGCCACTAAAACAAAAATCTATTCCTTTCTTCGTAAAATCATTTGTAGAAGATGATAAACCCGGAACAAAAGTTTCCGGAGATGAAAACTATCCGAGAAAGGAAAGTTATATTCTGAAAGAAAACCAGACTCTAATGACTATTGCGACACGTGACTTCTCCTTTATAGCGGAGGATCACATGAGTTATATTTTTGCAGAGCTGGCTAAATTCAAAATTAAAGTATCTTTAATACAGAATACTGCAATCTCTCTGGCTTTATGTCTGGAAGATAAATTTAAGAATAGTGAGAAACTGAATGTAACATTAAACGAAAAATTCGACACATCATTAATAACAGATGTTGCTCTCTTTACAATAAGAAATGCAAATATGAATGATGCTGAGAAATTTTACAAAGACAAAAATGTATTAATGGAGCAGCTTGCTGCCAATACATTGCAAATGGTAACGAAATAAAAAAGAATGAGCTTAGTAAGCAGGGAAGACCTTATTAAGGCCGTCGGACTGGATAAAATCGGATTTCTGAAGAAACCGGTGGCATCCACTATGATGAATATTGTCCAAATCAATAAACTGAATAAACTATACGATAAATTAAAAGACAAGGAAGGAAAAGATTTTTTTGAATCTTATCTGAATGAACTGAACGTAAAATATCTGGTGTTTGCTGAAGATTTGGCCAAAGTACCAAAAACAGGGCCTTTTATACTGGTGTCTAACCATCCGCTGGGAGCACTGGATGGAATACTGATGACTAAAATTATTTCTGAAATAAGACCGGATTTCAAAATTATGGGGAACTTTTTGCTGTCTAAAATCCAGCCAATGAGCCCTTTTGTAATTCCTGTTAATCCTTTTGAAGGTCGTAAAGAAGCTTTCAGCAGCCTGAACGGAATGCGCGCTGCTATGAAACACCTGGAAGAAGGTGGCTGTTTTGGAGTATTTCCTGCAGGAGAAGTTTCCAACAGAAACAACAGGTATAATGAAATTCTGGATAAGGACTGGGAATCTCCAATCCTTAAACTGATTCAGCGAATGAATGTGCCGGTAATCCCAATGTACTTCCATGCTAAAAACAGCCGTATGTTCTATAATATGGCGAAAATTCATCCTGATTTGCAGACTGTAATGCTGCCTTCGGAGATGATGAACAAGCGCGAAAAGCCAATTAAAATAAGAATAGGGAAGCCTATTTTACCTAAAATATTAAAAGAATATGAAACACCTGAGGAATTAGGTGAGTTTCTGAAGAATAAGGTTTACATGATGAAATCTTATTTTGATAAAAGAAAGCGTGTAACGGATTATCTTAAAATACCTAATCTGAGTAGTAAATTTCAGTTGAACCAGGACGAACATGTTGTTCATAATATTATCTCTGAAACCAGCAAAGAACATCTGGTAGATGAGATTAAACATCTGAGAAATATCGACGGAAAATTACTTTTTGCGAACGGCGATTATGAAATCTACTTTGCCAATGCTGATGAGATTCCTTTTGTAATGAGGGAAATCGGCAGACAAAGGGAGCTTACTTTCCGTGATGTAGGAGAGGGGACAAATATGCCATTCGATTTGGATGAATACGATAAACATTACCATCATTTATTCCTTTGGGATAAAGGCGAAGAAAAGCTTGCAGGTGCTTACCGTATGGCATTAGGAGTTGAGGTAATGAAGAAGTATGGTATTAACGGATTCTACACCAGCTCACTTTTCGATTTTGATCAGGAATTACAGCCTTTCTTCCGTAAGGTAATTGAAATGGGTAGGGCATATGTAATGAAGGATTACCAACAAAAACCTTTGCCGCTTTTCTTATTATGGAGAGGTATTGTCCATGTGTGTCTTAGAAATCCGGAGCATAAATTCCTGATGGGAGGTGTTAGTATCAGTAATAAATTCTCTGACTTCAGTAAAACACTGATGATAGAATTTATGCGTTCTCATTATTATGACTCTGTAGTAGCACAATATATTCATCCTAAAAACGAATATAAAGTTAGACTTAAAGAGCGTGATAAGCTAATGTTTTTTGAGGGTCTGGATAATGACCTGAACAAGTTCGATAAACTTATGGACGATTTCGAGCCTGAAATGCGTATGCCTGTATTAATCAAGAAATACATCAAGCAGAATGCGAAGGTTATATCTTTCAATGTAGATCCTAACTTCAATGATGCTATTGATGGGCTAATGTATATCCGAATCAGTGATCTTCCGGAAAGCACTATTAAGCCTGTTTTAGAGGAAATGAGTGAATATTATAAAAATTTGGGAGAAAAAAAATGTACTGATAATCAGTAATGTCATAAATCTCTTCAAAAAAAGTAATAAAAAAATTTGCATGGTATGTATAATGTATGTACTTTTGCATCACTAAAAAACAACGGGATAATCGGGGTTTTGAAGTGAATGGTTTCTTAGCTCAGTTGGTAGAGCAATGGATTGAAAATCCATGTGTCCCTGGTTCGATTCCTGGAGAAACCACAAGAAATTAGATGATTTCTAACAAAATCCCTCAAATGATATTATTTGAGGGATTTTTATTTTAAATAGTATACAAAATAAGCTATTTTCTCACAAATTAAAAGAGACCTTTTGGGTGATCTATATATTTAAACTCTGTAGGTTACCAAATCTCTTCAAAAGTTTTATAAGCAAGGCTGGCCAATAATCGAAAATCCTTGAAATCGAAATAAATCTTTTAAATTGGGAGTAGCGCTGAAATTCTTTATATCAAAAGATTTAATTATTGTAATCTTACATTTCCTTTCTTATTTCTCACATTGTTTTCCCTGTATTTTTTTATCATTTTGTTGAGGTGGCTACTATCTGTAAAACCAAGTTTAGAAGCAGCCTCCTGGAAAGATGCATTGGTGAATTTTGCTCTTGATCGAGCTATCCGCAATTTGGTATGTAGTACGTAATCCTGAAATTTTTTAAACGTATTTCTTTTGAAATAATCACTAAAGTACTGATTAGATTCATTAACTATTAAAAAAAGAAATTGATAATCTCTTTACAAATGTAAATGAAATTGTTTTTTTCTCTTATCAATTTTGTGATGCTTTTTAAAAGACAATAAAAATGAAAAAAATCGCATTAATTTTATTAACCGCATTGTCTATATCTGCCAATGCACAAACCAAGCAAAGTAATATGAAAGAACAAAAGAACTACACTATTATGTTGTTAATGAATGCTACGGCAAAATGGCTTTCTTTAAACAGAGCAGAACGAAGTGCTTTTTTTGAAAAGGAAGTAATACCTATCTTCAGTAAAGTAGGAGAAAATACAAAAATAAATTTGTATGACAGTGAATATTTTCATTCATCTGTATCAGATTTTATGATAATCAATACAACGCATTTGGATGAATATGAATTGATAATCGAGTTGTTACGTGATACTAAAATTTATGGAGCTCCTTATTTTGATATTAAAGATATTATTATAGGGCAAGAAAATTTATTTGAGAGTTTTAATGAAAAATTTAAAAGCTTCAACTAGTAAATGAACCTTCTTGGGAATCATTGCAAATTATAAGTAATAATTTCTCTACTTGATCTAAAATTGGGTAGATAAATAAAATTGTTAATTATGTTTATATTATCCTTACTTCCAAAAAAAGTAAGGTTTTTTGTTTTTCTGCAAGAGCTTTTATCAAGCTAGTTTTCAATAATGACATTATTAGTAGAATGATTTATACCCATGTTAAGAAAATAAACTTCCGGTTATGTCCTTCTAACATTTTAGCTTGCAGATAAATATTAAGATTAAAAGCATTGTCAAAATAGATATAATTTAATTAAAAGTAACTAAATTATAATAAAAGCTTGCACAATACAGATTATATCTGTATTTTTGCACCACTTTAAAAACGAAATTATACGTTTTATAGTAATGGTTTCTTAGCTCAGTTGGTAGAGCAATGGATTGAAAATCCATGTGTCCCTGGTTCGATTCCTGGAGAAACCACAAAAACCACCTGATTAGGTGGTTTTTTTGTTTTATGAGTATGTTGGGGAATAATCCCCCAAAGCAGATAGAAAGAGAAGAAGATTGGTAATATATTTATTATTTAAAATGGTTCTAAATAAATTGCTTTTATTTCACTTTTATATCTTAAAAATTAATACCTTAGCGCTTAAATTAAATTAAAATGGGAATAATCCTCAAGCCGATTGATGTTGTAGACGACATTTCTCAGGAAGATTTTCGTGAAAAATACCTGAAACCGCGTAAGCCTGTGGTTATAAAAAATATGGCTAAAAAATGGCCCGCATATCAAAAGTGGACCATGGATTATGTAAAAGAAGTAGTAGGGGATGTAACAGTTCCTTTATATGATAGCTCTAAAGCAGATCCTTCTGCTCCGATTAATGCCTCTGCTGCAGAAATGAAGTTTGGTGATTATATAGATCTTATTCAGCGTGAGCCAACGGATCTTAGAATCTTCTTTTTTGATCCTATAAAATTTGCTCCGAAATTACTAAACGATTATATCTCTCCTAAAGATCTTATGGGAGGTTTTCTGGATAAATACCCGAGTATGTTCTTCGGGGGTAAAGGATCGGTAACTTTCCTGCATTAT is a window encoding:
- a CDS encoding aspartate kinase — protein: MKVFKFGGASVKDAEGVMNVARVLKNQGFEQCMLIVSAMGKTTNALEVVVENYFAKEDYKAETAKIKQNHIDIAKGLFKEDHKIYEEIEEFFYDIESFLRRNKSPNYSFVYDQVVSCGEMISSKILSEYLVQEKLTNTWLDARDYIKTDASYREGNVDWKLTEENFKKLNSNESFVTQGFIGSDDNNFTVTLGREGSDYSAAIFAYCLNAEQMTIWKDVPGVMTGDPRKFEDVELLDNISYEEAIEMAYYGASVIHPKTLQPLKQKSIPFFVKSFVEDDKPGTKVSGDENYPRKESYILKENQTLMTIATRDFSFIAEDHMSYIFAELAKFKIKVSLIQNTAISLALCLEDKFKNSEKLNVTLNEKFDTSLITDVALFTIRNANMNDAEKFYKDKNVLMEQLAANTLQMVTK
- a CDS encoding lysophospholipid acyltransferase family protein; amino-acid sequence: MSLVSREDLIKAVGLDKIGFLKKPVASTMMNIVQINKLNKLYDKLKDKEGKDFFESYLNELNVKYLVFAEDLAKVPKTGPFILVSNHPLGALDGILMTKIISEIRPDFKIMGNFLLSKIQPMSPFVIPVNPFEGRKEAFSSLNGMRAAMKHLEEGGCFGVFPAGEVSNRNNRYNEILDKDWESPILKLIQRMNVPVIPMYFHAKNSRMFYNMAKIHPDLQTVMLPSEMMNKREKPIKIRIGKPILPKILKEYETPEELGEFLKNKVYMMKSYFDKRKRVTDYLKIPNLSSKFQLNQDEHVVHNIISETSKEHLVDEIKHLRNIDGKLLFANGDYEIYFANADEIPFVMREIGRQRELTFRDVGEGTNMPFDLDEYDKHYHHLFLWDKGEEKLAGAYRMALGVEVMKKYGINGFYTSSLFDFDQELQPFFRKVIEMGRAYVMKDYQQKPLPLFLLWRGIVHVCLRNPEHKFLMGGVSISNKFSDFSKTLMIEFMRSHYYDSVVAQYIHPKNEYKVRLKERDKLMFFEGLDNDLNKFDKLMDDFEPEMRMPVLIKKYIKQNAKVISFNVDPNFNDAIDGLMYIRISDLPESTIKPVLEEMSEYYKNLGEKKCTDNQ
- a CDS encoding helix-turn-helix domain-containing protein — encoded protein: MVNESNQYFSDYFKRNTFKKFQDYVLHTKLRIARSRAKFTNASFQEAASKLGFTDSSHLNKMIKKYRENNVRNKKGNVRLQ
- a CDS encoding darcynin family protein, with protein sequence MKKIALILLTALSISANAQTKQSNMKEQKNYTIMLLMNATAKWLSLNRAERSAFFEKEVIPIFSKVGENTKINLYDSEYFHSSVSDFMIINTTHLDEYELIIELLRDTKIYGAPYFDIKDIIIGQENLFESFNEKFKSFN